Proteins encoded by one window of Vigna radiata var. radiata cultivar VC1973A chromosome 5, Vradiata_ver6, whole genome shotgun sequence:
- the LOC106760927 gene encoding uncharacterized protein LOC106760927 isoform X1, with product MMPPGLVSNLQEVLLSRKGESNSNANAEQEQSLEALEPVEFDESKPIVLVTNSDGVDSPGLTHLVQALVQQGLYNVHVCVPQSDKSASGHSVTLRETVEAASAKVCGATAFEISGTPVDCVSLALSGALFSWSKPTLVVSGINRGSNCGHHMLYSGVVAGAREALLWGVPALSISLNWKKDESQEDDFKDAVSVCLPLVNAAIKDVEKGTFPKSCFLNIEIPTSPLSNKGFKLTKQSMRKSTLNWLAVSSSRYPPGHFMANQGGLGLQFAQLGRDASAAGAARRLATQKKNLEIVESTGAAGKSDPNRVKKYFRLEFLDKEQEEGDEDLDYRALENGYVAVTPQFLSPLIESDIQMACSDWVSTVLPDGQ from the exons ATGATGCCACCGGGGCTTGTTTCCAATCTCCAAGAAGTGCTTCTCAGCCGCAAAGGCGAATCCAATTCCAACGCCAATGCGGAGCAGGAACAATCCCTGGAGGCCTTGGAGCCCGTTGAATTCGACGAGTCCAAGCCTATTGTCTTGGTCACCAACAGCGATGGCGTCGATTCGCCTGGCCTCACGCACCTCGTTCAGGCTCTCGTTCAACAAGGCCTCTACAATGTCCACGTCTGCGTTCCTCAATC GGACAAATCGGCTTCGGGGCACTCCGTAACCCTCCGAGAAACCGTTGAAGCCGCTTCTGCCAAAGTTTGTGGCGCCACCGCCTTTGAGATTTCTG gAACTCCCGTGGATTGTGTTTCGCTGGCGTTATCAGGAGCTTTGTTTTCGTGGTCAAAGCCTACGCTG GTTGTCAGTGGGATTAACCGGGGATCGAACTGTGGTCATCACAT GTTATACTCAGGGGTTGTTGCTGGAGCCAGGGAGGCGTTGTTGTGGGGTGTACCGGCGTTATCCATATCGTTAAATTG GAAGAAGGACGAAAGCCAAGAAGACGATTTCAAGGATGCTGTATCAGTCTGTTTACCATTAGTAAATGCGGCCATCAAGGATGTTGAAAAGGGAACTTTTCCCAAAAGCTGTTTTTTGAATATTGAAATTCCAACATCTCCTTTGAGTAACAAG ggcTTCAAATTGACCAAGCAAAGTATGCGGAAATCCACTCTGAACTGGCTAGCGGTTTCCAGCAGCCGCTATCCACCCGGTCATTTCATGGCCAATCAAGGTGGCCTTGGTCTTCAGTTTGCACAGCTTGGTCGAGATGCCTCAGCAGCT GGTGCAGCTCGTCGATTGGCCACGCAAAAAAAGAATTTGGAGATTGTTGAATCAACTGGAGCTGCAGGAAAATCTGATCCCAACAGGGTGAAGAAGTACTTCAGACTAGAG TTTTTGGACAAGGAGCAGGAAGAAGGAGACGAAGATCTTGATTACAGAGCACTTGAAAATGGATAT GTTGCAGTGACTCCGCAGTTTCTTTCTCCTCTTATTGAATCTGATATTCAAATGGCATGTTCTGATTGGGTTTCTACCGTGCTTCCTGATGGACAATAA
- the LOC106760927 gene encoding uncharacterized protein LOC106760927 isoform X2, with product MMPPGLVSNLQEVLLSRKGESNSNANAEQEQSLEALEPVEFDESKPIVLVTNSDGVDSPGLTHLVQALVQQGLYNVHVCVPQSDKSASGHSVTLRETVEAASAKVCGATAFEISGTPVDCVSLALSGALFSWSKPTLVVSGINRGSNCGHHMLYSGVVAGAREALLWGVPALSISLNWKKDESQEDDFKDAVSVCLPLVNAAIKDVEKGTFPKSCFLNIEIPTSPLSNKGFKLTKQSMRKSTLNWLAVSSSRYPPGHFMANQGGLGLQFAQLGRDASAAGAARRLATQKKNLEIVESTGAAGKSDPNRVKKYFRLEKRT from the exons ATGATGCCACCGGGGCTTGTTTCCAATCTCCAAGAAGTGCTTCTCAGCCGCAAAGGCGAATCCAATTCCAACGCCAATGCGGAGCAGGAACAATCCCTGGAGGCCTTGGAGCCCGTTGAATTCGACGAGTCCAAGCCTATTGTCTTGGTCACCAACAGCGATGGCGTCGATTCGCCTGGCCTCACGCACCTCGTTCAGGCTCTCGTTCAACAAGGCCTCTACAATGTCCACGTCTGCGTTCCTCAATC GGACAAATCGGCTTCGGGGCACTCCGTAACCCTCCGAGAAACCGTTGAAGCCGCTTCTGCCAAAGTTTGTGGCGCCACCGCCTTTGAGATTTCTG gAACTCCCGTGGATTGTGTTTCGCTGGCGTTATCAGGAGCTTTGTTTTCGTGGTCAAAGCCTACGCTG GTTGTCAGTGGGATTAACCGGGGATCGAACTGTGGTCATCACAT GTTATACTCAGGGGTTGTTGCTGGAGCCAGGGAGGCGTTGTTGTGGGGTGTACCGGCGTTATCCATATCGTTAAATTG GAAGAAGGACGAAAGCCAAGAAGACGATTTCAAGGATGCTGTATCAGTCTGTTTACCATTAGTAAATGCGGCCATCAAGGATGTTGAAAAGGGAACTTTTCCCAAAAGCTGTTTTTTGAATATTGAAATTCCAACATCTCCTTTGAGTAACAAG ggcTTCAAATTGACCAAGCAAAGTATGCGGAAATCCACTCTGAACTGGCTAGCGGTTTCCAGCAGCCGCTATCCACCCGGTCATTTCATGGCCAATCAAGGTGGCCTTGGTCTTCAGTTTGCACAGCTTGGTCGAGATGCCTCAGCAGCT GGTGCAGCTCGTCGATTGGCCACGCAAAAAAAGAATTTGGAGATTGTTGAATCAACTGGAGCTGCAGGAAAATCTGATCCCAACAGGGTGAAGAAGTACTTCAGACTAGAG AAGAGAACTTAG